One Thunnus albacares chromosome 12, fThuAlb1.1, whole genome shotgun sequence genomic region harbors:
- the LOC122993470 gene encoding protein crumbs homolog 1-like produces the protein MGFKSECSLIFHCFKSCTVIVSPGTFSDEDINGCEQQPCQNGGVCESHNGGFRCLCSQQSQSGRLYGGETCTIALSGCDDNQCENGGICSPLFVNDEHTYTCICLAGFTGPKCETTTVFSFESRGYMYIETQLLDPEAPLNVTFSFRTERPVGTLLQRRVDDLLLSIELMDGKLCLRSLRGQGSSTLVQELPEYMSNNKWHTVEASLGGVVSLIRLLCTEGSCTMDTSAEVQLFEQTSAALPQPGTVHQSLFIGAVGVNWGLGRAVDEADYLPAFVGCFRDVFVDSRLVVPVIEAEDSDVQANITVGCSDKDKCDDSPCQNRGRCVSQGWRSYMCECLRPYEGTNCAEEYITARFGSKDLESYAVFSLDNDPDDTVTISMFIRTRQSSSLLLILANSTSQYLRLWLEKGRVKVQVNNFETLVGHGVVTDGHFHLVTVKLEGMVAILLQSAQSQGSMPIRQIQAHSGDLVFVGGLPDPRASASFGGYFKGCIQDLRINSKRLQFYPMKTSVESYNLEKLINIEQGCSSDNACAVNPCLNAGVCYSMWDDFICNCPPNTAGQRCEEVKWCELSPCPATAVCQPRPQGFECLSNVTFRAESEVLLYRSNGKIKRSLTSVSLSFRTRQFAATILHAQKGSAYLTISLQDSHVVMEHQASVDKDSLKMTVQSQGSVSDGEWHIVELSMDNQTSRWIMAVDRGKEEVSKITAGNLDFLRDGVDIFLGGLDATVSLSGCLGPVEVGGLLLPFHLDTELNLPRPQEEQFARININAAPRYGCWGANVCAANPCQNEGACEDLFDLPHCMCPSEWTGPLCQDPTDKCASSPCIYGDCTNLSDGYKCVCEQGYTGEQCETEVDLCENSNCSSGATCLKGFQSYTCLCPQNLTGQYCDEKIPEIPWYIETNPLPRLPVSTCMGTRWNYSCFNGGNCSEADACYCLPGFTGQWCEKDVDECASEPCLNGGFCINYVNSFECVCDMNYSGIHCQMDVSDFYLYIFLGLWQNLFQLMSYLIIRLDDEPEIEWGFHVND, from the exons ATGGGTTTCAAATCTGAATGCAGtttaatttttcattgttttaaatcATGTACTGTAATTGTCTCTCCAGGCACTTTCTCTGATGAGGACATCAATGGATGTGAACAGCAGCCATGCCAAAACGGTGGCGTATGTGAGAGTCACAATGGAGGTTTCAGATGCCTTTGCTCCCAGCAGAGCCAAAGTGGGCGCCTATATGGGGGGGAGACCTGCACAATTGCACTTTCAGGCTGTGATGACAACCAATGCGAGAATGGAGGAATATGCTCCCCCTTATTTGTAAATGATGAGCACACTTATACATGCATCTGCCTTGCTGGCTTTACAGGCCCTAAATGCGAGACCACCACCGTCTTTTCATTTGAGTCTAGAGGCTACATGTACATAGAGACTCAGCTCTTAGACCCAGAGGCCCCTCTTAATGTGACATTCAGCTTCAGGACAGAAAGACCTGTCGGCACCCTCCTGCAGCGTAGAGTGGATGACCTGCTTCTCAGCATTGAGCTGATGGATGGAAAACTTTGCCTCCGCAGTCTGAGAGGCCAAGGGTCCAGCACACTGGTTCAGGAGCTCCCAGAGTACATGTCCAACAACAAGTGGCACACGGTGGAGGCGTCACTGGGCGGCGTGGTCAGCCTCATCAGGCTGCTCTGTACTGAAGGAAGCTGCACCATGGACACCAGCGCTGAAGTCCAGCTGTTTGAGCAAACCTCTGCTGCTCTCCCCCAGCCAGGAACAGTTCATCAAAGTCTCTTCATAGGAGCAGTTGGGGTTAACTGGGGCCTTGGCAGAGCAGTGGATGAAGCAGACTACCTGCCTGCTTTTGTGGGCTGCTTCAGAGATGTGTTTGTGGACTCACGTCTGGTGGTGCCTGTTATAGAGGCAGAAGATTCAGATGTCCAGGCAAACATCACTGTGGGATGCAGCGACAAAGACAAGTGCGATGACAGCCCATGTCAGAACCGAGGGCGCTGTGTGAGCCAGGGCTGGAGGAGCTACATGTGTGAGTGTCTCAGACCGTATGAGGGCACCAACTGTGCAGAGG AGTATATCACTGCAAGGTTTGGAAGCAAAGACTTGGAGAGTTATGCTGTCTTCTCATTAGACAATGACCCAGATGATACTGTGACCATATCCATGTTCATTCGCACCAGACAGTCCAGCagcctcctcctcatcctggCCAACAGCACCAGCCAGTACCTCCGCCTCTGGCTTGAGAAGGGCAGGGTCAAAGTTCAGGTGAACAACTTTGAGACCCTGGTTGGCCATGGTGTGGTCACTGACGGCCATTTCCACCTGGTGACTGTGAAGCTGGAGGGAATGGTAGCTATTTTGCTCCAGTCAGCCCAGAGCCAGGGCTCTATGCCCATTAGGCAGATCCAAGCCCATTCTGGTGATCTGGTCTTTGTTGGGGGGCTACCAGACCCAAGGGCCTCTGCTTCATTTGGTGGCTACTTTAAGGGATGCATCCAGGATCTGAGGATTAACAGCAAACGACTGCAGTTTTATCCCATGAAAACTTCAGTGGAATCTTACAACCTGGAGAAACTCATCAACATCGAACAAGGATGCAGCAGTGACAATGCCTGTGCT GTTAACCCCTGTCTCAATGCTGGAGTGTGTTACTCCATGTGGGACGACTTCATCTGTAACTGCCCCCCCAACACTGCAGGCCAGCGCTGTGAGGAGGTGAAATGGTGTGAGCTGTCTCCCTGCCCTGCCACTGCTGTGTGCCAGCCCCGCCCACAGGGCTTTGAAT GTTTATCTAATGTGACATTTCGGGCTGAGAGTGAAGTTTTGCTCTATCGGAGCAATGGGAAGATTAAGCGCAGCCTCACCAGTGTCTCCCTCAGCTTCCGCACAAGACAGTTTGCTGCCACCATACTGCATGCACAAAAGGGCTCAGCCTACCTCACCATCTCCCTCCAGGACTCTCATGTGGTCATGGAGCACCAGGCTAGTGTTGACAAGGATTCCCTCAAGATGACTGTACAGAGCCAGGGTTCAGTCAGTGATGGAGAGTGGCACATTGTGGAGCTCAGTATGGACAACCAGACCTCCCGGTGGATCATGGCTGTGGATAGAGGTAAAGAGGAGGTGTCCAAGATAACTGCTGGGAACCTGGATTTTCTTAGGGATGGAGTAGACATCTTCCTCGGGGGCCTGGATGCTACAGTGAGCTTGTCTGGGTGTCTGGGCCCTGTGGAGGTTGGAGgccttcttcttcctttccaCTTGGACACAGAGCTGAACCTCCCCAGACCTCAGGAGGAGCAGTTTGCGAGGATAAACATCAACGCTGCCCCACGATACGGCTGCTGGGGAGCCAATGTGTGTGCGGCCAACCCCTGTCAGAACGAGGGTGCGTGTGAGGACCTGTTCGACCTGCCTCACTGCATGTGTCCCTCCGAGTGGACAGGGCCGCTATGCCAAGACCCGACAGACAAGTGCGCCTCCAGCCCCTGCATCTACGGTGACTGCACCAACCTATCTGACGgatacaaatgtgtgtgtgagcaggggTACACTGGTGAACAGTGTGAGACAGAAGTTGATTTGTGTGAAAATAGCAATTGCAGCAGTGGTGCCACGTGCCTCAAAGGTTTCCAAAGCTACACATGCCTCTGCCCCCAGAATCTGACAGGCCAATACTGCGA TGAGAAGATTCCTGAGATCCCATGGTACATTGAGACAAACCC ACTTCCTCGGTTGCCTGTATCTACGTGCATGGGAACAAGATGGAACTACAGCTGCTTTAATGGAGGGAACTGTTCTGAAGCAGACGCCTGCTACTGCCTGCCTGGTTTCACAGGACAGTG GTGTGAGAAGGATGTGGATGAATGTGCCTCGGAGCCGTGTCTGAATGGAGGCTTCTGTATCAATTACGTGAAcagttttgagtgtgtgtgtgatatgaatTACTCAGGGATACACTGCCAAATGGATGTCAGTGACTTCTACTTGTACATCTTCTTGGGCCTGTGGCAGAACCTGTTCCAGCTGATGTCCTACCTTATCATACGCCTCGATGATGAGCCAGAAATTGAGTGGGGATTCCACGTCAATGATTAG
- the zbtb41 gene encoding zinc finger and BTB domain-containing protein 41, with amino-acid sequence MKKKPCNPLRPKRSRQGSASNERMTETGTVPGSNFPPNSETVPESASQNRHLRMSQHSHNLLKFLNEDRTRQRFCDVFVSVGGKLYSAHKVVLAHGSSYFHAELSKNPATAHVTLDHVEDSVFQHLLGFLYTSECVVTEMELPALTEAARFLDMMDILKLLCEEGDNNPVSVIQVQAESGGSPEVEMTSSDSPAGDMDSQSPPDVRCSLCSRQFSTENSLQNHLAESHTDEQQRTPTETEKTSGQRAATMRRSARRRRTPTKYKKDDAEHTINTPEEKQRTVSPREQGEEREEEAGEVVMKNQTSKRLDVKETFKPTLVEDVVEEEDEEEGDMNEDLAAQKKVAEVCAADRSADQQGSDVERTEQQAVPEVEVPAPAAGSSNQSPVYPEGLAPVIIQTSSKKTLKCPKCDKTFDRAGKYESHTRVHTGEKPFQCDICLQRYSTKSNLTVHKKKHASDAPFQKKEHKCPFCNKLHASKKTLAKHVRRFHPDHIQEFLTKRKRKSEGWKCAICLKSFTRRPHLQEHMILHTQDRPFKCSFCDEHFKSRFARLKHQEKYHLGPFPCEICGRQFNDTGNRKRHIECTHGGKRKWTCYVCGKSVRERTTLREHLRIHSGEKPHLCSICGQSFRHGSSYRLHLRVHHDDKRYECDECGKTFIRHDHLTKHQKIHSGEKAHQCEECGKCFRRHDHLTVHYKSVHLGEKVWQKYKTAVHQCEVCKKEFKGKSSLEMHFRTHSGEKPHRCPECDQTFRIKKTLTKHMVIHSDARPFNCPHCSATFKRKDKLKYHVDHVHSTRFTEQPLTTLSEDKIVSIPFEETSKVYRAEPKSTLQSSPPPTNVCVPVTLVPVQMAGGAQGNLNTHGATSLSSQTHSVVGIQAQGQQQNSGYQAATDLAFLEKYTLTPQPTNIVHPVRPDQMLDPREQSYLGTLLGLDSASSVQNISNSDHTN; translated from the exons atgaagaaaaaaccttgTAATCCTCTGCGTCCCAAACGCAGCAGACAGGGCAGTGCCAGCAATGAACGGATGACAGAGACGGGCACTGTGCCGGGCTCCAACTTCCCACCAAACTCTGAAACTGTCCCAGAATCAGCTTCACAAAACAGGCACCTGAGGATGTCACAGCACAGTCACAACCTCCTTAAGTTCTTGAATGAGGACCGGACACGCCAGAGGTTCTGCGATGTGTTTGTGTCGGTGGGTGGGAAGCTCTACAGTGCCCACAAGGTGGTGTTGGCCCATGGGAGCAGCTACTTCCACGCTGAGCTGTCCAAGAACCCAGCCACAGCACATGTGACTCTGGACCATGTGGAGGACTCTGTGTTCCAGCACCTGCTTGGCTTTTTGTACACCTCTGAGTGTGTCGTCACAGAGATGGAGCTCCCGGCTCTGACTGAAGCGGCCCGATTCCTGGACATGATGGATATACtaaagctgctgtgtgaagaAGGGGACAACAACCCAGTAAGTGTGATCCAAGTCCAGGCTGAGTCCGGAGGGTCTCCTGAGGTGGAGATGACGTCCAGTGACTCGCCAGCAGGTGACATGGACAGCCAAAGCCCGCCTGATGTTCGGTGCTCCCTGTGCAGTCGCCAGTTTAGCACTGAAAACTCCCTGCAGAACCACTTGGCTGAGAGTCACACTGATGAACAGCAGCGAACCCCAACTGAGACAGAGAAGACGTCAGGTCAGAGGGCTGCTACGATGCGGAGGTCAGCTCGCAGGAGGAGAACACCCACTAAGTATAAGAAAGACGATGCGGAGCACACTATCAACACTcctgaggaaaaacaaaggaCTGTATCACCAAGAGAGCAGggtgaagaaagagaggaagaagcaggagaGGTGGTCATGAAAAACCAAACGTCCAAACGTTTGGATGTGAAAGAGACATTTAAACCAACTCTGGTGGAAGATGtagtggaggaggaagatgaagaggagggggacatgaatgagGACTTGGCTGCCCAGAAGAAAGTTGCTGAGGTTTGTGCAGCAGACAGGAGTGCAGATCAGCAGGGTTCAGATGTGGAAAGGACAGAGCAGCAGGCTGTTCCAGAGGTGGAAGTGCCAGCGCCAGCAGCAGGAAGCTCAAACCAGAGTCCAGTGTACCCTGAAGGTCTGGCTCCAGTCATCATCCAAACCTCCAGCAAGAAGACTCTCAAGTGCCCCAAATGTGACAAGACCTTTGACCGTGCAG GGAAGTATGAGAGTCACACCCGAGTGCACACAGGGGAGAAACCCTTCCAGTGTGACATCTGTCTTCAGCGCTACTCCACCAAGTCCAACCTGACCGTACACAAGAAGAAACACGCCAGCGACGCTCCCTTCCAGAAGAAAGAGCACAAGTGCCCCTTCTGTAACAAACTGCATGCTAGCAAGAAAACTCTGGCTAAGCATGTTAGGAG ATTTCATCCAGACCACATCCAAGAGTTTCTCAccaagagaaagaggaagagtgaaGGCTGGAAATGTGCT ATTTGTCTGAAGAGCTTCACCCGCAGGCCTCATCTGCAGGAGCACATGATCCTGCACACCCAAGACCGGCCCTTCAAATGCTCCTTCTGTGACGAACACTTCAAGTCCAGGTTTGCCCGGCTGAAGCACCAGGAAAAGTACCATTTAG GCCCTTTTCCCTGCGAGATCTGTGGCCGACAGTTTAATGACACAGGCAACAGAAAGAGGCACATCGAATGTACACATGGAGGCAAAAGAAAGTGGACCTGCTATGTTTGTGGGAAATCAGTAAGGGAAAG GACAACTTTGAGGGAGCACTTGCGGATCCACAGTGGGGAGAAGCCTCACCTGTGTAGTATCTGTGGGCAGAGTTTCCGTCATGGCAGCTCCTATAG GCTCCACCTGAGAGTGCATCATGATGACAAGCGCTATGAGTGTGACGAATGCGGGAAAACCTTCATACGCCATGATCACCTGAccaaacatcagaaaatacaCTCCG GTGAGAAAGCACATCAATGTGAAGAATGTGGGAAGTGCTTCAGGCGCCATGATCATCTGACGGTCCATTACAAAAGTGTTCATTTGGGAGAGAAAGTTTGGCAGAA GTATAAAACTGCTGTGCATCAGTGTGAGGTCTGCAAGAAAGAATTTAAAGGAAAGTCCAGTCTAGAAATGCACTTCAGGACCCACTCAG GTGAGAAACCCCACAGATGTCCTGAGTGCGACCAGACATTTCGGATCAAGAAGACCTTGACAAAGCACATGGTGATTCACTCAGACGCTCGTCCTTTTAACTGCCCCCACTGCAGTGCCAcctttaaaagaaaagacaagCTCAAGTACCATGTGGACCACGTGCACAGCACCCGCTTTACTGAGCAGCCCCTCACGACGCTCAGCGAGGACAAAATAGTGTCTATTCCCTTTGAGGAAACCTCAAAGGTATATCGTGCTGAACCTAAGTCAACCCTCCAGAGCAGCCCCCCTCCTACGAATGTCTGCGTGCCTGTCACTTTAGTTCCTGTCCAGATGGCAGGAGGAGCGCAGGGCAACTTGAACACTCACGGCGCCACGTCTCTCTCCTCCCAAACTCACAGTGTTGTGGGCATACAGGCACAAGGACAGCAGCAGAACTCTGGTTACCAGGCCGCTACAGACCTGGCCTTCTTAGAAAAGTACACCCTCACCCCCCAGCCCACCAACATTGTCCACCCTGTGAGGCCGGATCAGATGCTGGACCCCCGAGAGCAGTCTTACCTGGGCACGCTGCTGGGACTGGATTCAGCTTCCTCTGTGCAGAACATCTCCAACTCTGATCACACCAACTGA
- the LOC122993473 gene encoding sentrin-specific protease 5-like yields the protein MVNFSQMHRTQSYRSKAKYLKRRKAFMSSVKGVSHLSRRAKRRLYCKLQLWMWRKWREKCRFGIVRGKKLASGISSRSCLNLKTESRKNKRKLPTYGTPNLEHSQVRTSVLVSPLGCDTEDSVLRRQNCLVKPCESVSLSETCIASNLLQNPVTDTDVAADAISQTTPTAMALSQRTEICVQFGKIGDLSELSYTVKPLRSTDSDACGVITHFKKPRTVIPAEMLEINGPAGQHTTISQDQATNRDPDKKITSKKTVSPQTDAGLKALTKDIHEFLDDFYRIYGSFIPLQKSDVFRHLKRKFNTDFNDRKNLALSEVNKYRTAMVQKPIPSFQVVYKKHTLTLDDLLTLADQNWLNDQVMNMYGELIMESAHHKVHFLNSFFHRQLMTKGYDGVKRWTKQVDLFSKSLLLVPIHLEVHWCLVTADIVKKKICLYDSQGNALQKVARNILKYLMTEAKEKQQTAFENGWTVSFDEKIPQQTNENDCGVFVLEYSRCLALAQPLQFSQKDIPKIRKRIYKELCDCKLHEQG from the exons AGAGACGCTTGTATTGTAAATTGCAGCTTTGGATGTGGAGGAAGTGGAGAGAGAAATGCCGTTTTGGGATAGTAAGAGGCAAGAAACTAGCAAGTGGCATCAGCTCCAGGTCCTGCCTCAATTTAAAGACAGAATCGCggaaaaataaaaggaaacttCCAACCTACGGTACACCAAACCTAGAACATTCACAAGTCAGAACATCTGTTCTTGTATCACCTCTGGGATGTGATACTGAAGATTCAGTGCTTAGAAGACAGAATTGCCTTGTGAAACCATGTGaatctgtcagtctgtcagaaACATGCATCGCCTCAAACCTGCTGCAGAACCCGGTTACGGACACAGATGTTGCTGCAGATGCCATCAGTCAAACCACGCCAACAGCAATGGCGCTGTCTCAAAGAACGGAAATCTGTGTACAGTTTGGTAAAATAGGCGACCTGTCAGAACTTTCTTACACTGTCAAACCCCTGCGGAGCACAGACAGTGATGCATGTGGGGTAATTACTCATTTTAAGAAACCAAGGACAGTGATACCAGCTGAAATGCTTGAGATTAATGGCCCAGCAGGACAACACACTACCATCTCTCAGGACCAGGCTACAAACAGGGATCCTGATAAGAAAATCACCAGCAAAAAGACAGTGTCCCCTCAGACTGATGCTGGCCTTAAAGCACTGACAAAAGACATCCATg AATTTCTCGATGACTTCTACAGAATATACGGAAGTTTCATCCCTCTACAGAAGAGTGACGTGTTCAGACACCTGAAGAGGAAGTTTAACACTGATTTCAATGACAG GAAAAATCTCGCCCTATCAGAGGTTAACAAATACCGAACTGCCATGGTTCAGAAACCTATTCCCTCCTTCCAAGTGGTCTACAAGAAACACACTCTGACACTGGATGATTTGTTGACACTGGCGGATCAGAACTGGCTCAACGACCAG GTCATGAACATGTATGGCGAATTGATTATGGAATCTGCCCATCATAAG GTCCATTTTCTCAACAGCTTCTTCCACCGGCAGCTCATGACCAAAGGATATGATGGCGTTAAGAGATGGACAAAGCAG GTTGATTTGTTTTCAAAGAGCCTGCTTTTGGTGCCCATCCACCTGGAGGTTCACTGGTGTCTGGTGACTGCTGACATTGTCAAAAAGAAGATCTGCCTTTACGACTCTCAAGGGAATGCGCTCCAGAAGGTTGCAAGG AACATCTTGAAATACTTGATGACAGAAGCAAAAGAGAAGCAGCAAACAGCATTTGAAAATGGTTGGACAGTGTCGTTCGATGAG AAAATCCCACAACAGACCAATGAAAATGACTGTGGAGTTTTTGTCTTGGAG TATTCCAGATGCCTTGCCCTGGCACAACCACTCCAGTTTTCACAGAAAGACATACCAAAGATACGTAAGAGGATCTACAAGGAGCTCTGTGATTGTAAACTCCATGAACAGGGCTGA